Proteins encoded in a region of the Deinococcus ruber genome:
- a CDS encoding DUF2171 domain-containing protein gives MRLEDIKPGLMVHARGDGSMGGAPGEHVGTVIGVDGESLHMQQEGAGEVWIPLAWVSWTDDRTIHLSKTASEFAEGAEQQAPSRQVRP, from the coding sequence ATGAGACTGGAGGACATCAAACCGGGCCTAATGGTTCATGCTCGCGGAGACGGGAGTATGGGCGGCGCACCCGGAGAGCATGTAGGCACCGTAATCGGCGTCGATGGCGAGTCTCTGCACATGCAGCAGGAAGGCGCAGGTGAAGTCTGGATTCCGCTGGCCTGGGTAAGCTGGACAGATGACCGCACCATTCATCTGAGCAAAACGGCCAGCGAGTTCGCAGAGGGCGCAGAGCAGCAGGCTCCCAGCAGGCAGGTGCGGCCATGA